Below is a window of bacterium DNA.
AATGGCAGGTGTCTTAGCCTTTAGGGAAGCGATGAAACGAGCTAACCCAACTTTGAAGGAACCAGTGATGTCAGTGGAAATCACTACTCCTAAAGAGTATATGGGTGACGTCATAGGTGACTTAAGCTCGCGAAGAGGCCGAATTGAAGGCATGGATGAAGCTGCCGGCGGTGTTGCAATTATCAAGGCGCAGGTGCCATTATCCGAGTTGTTCGGTTATGTTACACAACTGCGATCGCTAACACAGGGACGCGCTGCACCGCATATGCAGCCTTCGCATTATGAGGAAGTTCCTCAAAATATTGCACAAGATTTGGTCGCGAAACAAACCGGCGGCCAGTTAGCTAAACGGTAAGCATATGGGCAATGGATGTGGAACGCTAAAGACTTAATTGTCAAAGCTTTGCACGCACACTACCAGCCCGAGGGATGGAGGAAACAAAAAGATGGCTAGAGCCAAATTCGAAAGAAAAAAGCCACACGTTAATGTGGGCACCGTTGGTCACGTAGACCACGGTAAGACAACCCTTACTAGCGCCATCACCAAGGTGCTGGCGGATGAAGGGCTTGCTACGTTCGTAACTTATGACGAAGTGGCGCATGCGGATGCTAAGAATTTCCGCCGTGACGAAACTAAAATCTTGACGGTTGCAACTTCGCACGTTGAGTATGAATCGGCCACACGTCACTATGCGCACGTTGACTGTCCTGGTCACGCCGACTATGTTAAGAACATGATTACGGGCGCTGCTCAGATGGATGGCGCAATTTTGACTGTCTCCGCTGCTGATGGCCCAATGCCTCAGACTCGAGAGCACATCATTCTTGCTAAACAAGTAGGCGTACCTTTTATCGTTGTGTTTATGAATAAGTCCGATCTAGTTGAAGATACGGAACTGTTGGACTTGGTTGAGCTGGAAGTTAGAGAACTTCTTAGCAAGTACGATTTCCCCGGTGATGACACCCCTGTGATCCGCGGTTCTGCAACTCTGGCGATTGCCGGCGATACCGGTCCGTAC
It encodes the following:
- the fusA gene encoding elongation factor G (EF-G; promotes GTP-dependent translocation of the ribosome during translation; many organisms have multiple copies of this gene) → VRTKAKAEGRYIRQSGGSGQYGHCVLVVEPKTDGGYEFVNKLVGGSIPREFVPAIEKGVKEALESGAVAGYPVIDVRVTLVDGSYHEVDSSENAFKMAGVLAFREAMKRANPTLKEPVMSVEITTPKEYMGDVIGDLSSRRGRIEGMDEAAGGVAIIKAQVPLSELFGYVTQLRSLTQGRAAPHMQPSHYEEVPQNIAQDLVAKQTGGQLAKR